In the Populus trichocarpa isolate Nisqually-1 chromosome 1, P.trichocarpa_v4.1, whole genome shotgun sequence genome, ACCAATGAAGAAGTGTTTTGGGGAGGATTTGGGGTCTTTTAGAATCTTCTTCCACATCCTATTCTATCCAAGGTTcaacttctataaaaaaaaaaaaagcgaggAAAGCAAAGGAAATAAGCAAATTAGGTGACCTTGTAGTGAAGTCCAGTAGCATTATAGGCATGCACCGTATGGTCCATGGACAACAATAGCATTGTGTGAACGGTACAGGAAAGGGTTTCTTTTTTACCTGTGGTCATTACAGCAGATCTAATGGCTGCGGGAGACCAATCAGGGTGAGCTGATTTGAGAAGTGCGACTACTCCAGACACATGAGGGCATGACATTGATGTTCCTGATTGAAAGTTCCAATTCACACGGCGATCATCAAATGGTAACAATGTTGGAGAAGTCTTGGCGGGCCATGCTGCCAATATGGTAACTCCTGGAGCAGTTACATCTGGCTGtcatgagaaaataaataggaaaaatgAAGAGAGCACAAGGAAGCCGACTGTAATTGTGTAAACTGGATATTTTTTGCAAGAAGCATACCTTGAGGATGTCAGGAGAAATTGGACTCGGGCCTCTAGAAGAGAAGGATGCTACAACAGGTGCTGGTGACTTTCCAATAGCTGTTTTACTCGGCAATATCTTCACCACAGGATTCCTTCATGGTCCAAAACTTTCATGTTAGAAACTGGTCGAGTTTGTTCTGTAACAACAGTGTATTGTTTTCTAGTTCTATTAGCTGTTCCCATCCATTAATCATCCTTCTCACAATAGTAATTTTAGACTTTGAGTTAGTGATTTCCAGGGGCGAGGAATCTATGAAATATGACGAATCATTTTCACTCACTGAGAAGATTGAGCAATatagatttgaattttattccCTTGACCAACATCGACACGCACTGTGGGGATGATATCAACATCAGCAATTTGCATGGTGGGAGGTTCAACGAAGATCAGTCCCGATCCACTAGCCGCCAAGACTGCTGCTTGTGCAATTCCAGCTGATGGCACTGGGCCTCTGTTGGAGAAGCATAGAATAATCTTCCTTTTAGCTACTCTTTTGTTCCAATTCTCCATCAAGCAAGCCCTGAAAAATGAATATGATGTGCTGTTGGAACAAAAGGAGTCTTACCTAAGAAAAAGTTGATACTTAGACCTACCTTGGACCCACATCTCAGTAGTTGCTGGTGTACAGAGATGTAAACGGTGATTTTCAACTACtttttacaacaaaaattaaatcaaatacatGCTGTGGTGATCGTAGACAGAGAAGGAGAGAATGGTACCCATCAGCAAAATAGGAGAATGCGCTCACCAATCTTCCGTTAATCTCATTTGTAATTAAGCTTTCCCCCTGTAAATCATGACTACTAAATTAGCAGAACTGATTGTAGCCCATAAGCATATCCCAACACATAATAAGCCAAGCTAGGTTGGGGGCTAATAGTGGTGACAACCCTAAATATATAGCTAATAATTAAGATCACCCCACAGCAAAAATAGCTTCTGCatctctttctgtttttttctcctgccatgcaaaattattttgtgtgcTCCTTGCTcgtaatgcaaaaaaaaatggtaagaaATAATTACCATGACAGAGAAGTTACTGTCAATAACTATCTCAGTTGGAAATACGCGATCAATAGAGGAAGCAGCAACTGATATTGTCCATGGTGCGACATTTCCCACCAGAGATGGATCAGGGCCAGCATTTCCAGCTGAGAACACTGAACTTACACCCAGTTGCATTGCATGAAATGAACCAATATCAGCACTTGATGAAAAGAATGGAGTCAATGGAGGGTCGGAACCAAACGAGGCCGAGATTATATTAACCCCATCATGTAAAGCGTCATCAAAAGCAGCAAGAATGTCAGCTTCTGCACAATTCCCATCAAGATTTTTGCCCCAACATACCTTGTACACTGCTAACCTAGCCCTTGGAGCTCCACCCCTAGCAGTTCCCAGTGCAAAATCAAGGAAGCTTGCATTCTTCACCATGGATCCTACTGCTGTTGAAGCTGTGTGTGTCCCATGACCAAGAAAGTCTCGAGCTGATCGATATTCTGGGTTGCCACTTGTATTTAATGACCCAAATTCTTGTTCGAAGCCTTGGAGGTAGTAACGTGCACCAATTAACTTCCGGTTGCAGTCCATTTTTGGTTCAAAATCTTCCCCTTTAACACATTTTCCCTTCCAAGAAGATGGAATTGGCCCCAGGCCTTGCTCTTCCTTGAAACTCTCAGACTCGGGCCATATACCTTAAGTATCAGCAACAGATTGATATAGATAAATACAAAACTTTCTGATACCATGCATTTATAGGTTACATGATGAGACACTGTACCAAGGCAGATTAACATATTACTGTTATCTATGCTGTGCACTCAAATATTACATGATGACACCCTGTAAACTCTCAGTGTATACTTTATTTgcgttttttcaatttttttcaagaaaaatggtAATTTGCTTTTAttccagaaataaaaaaaaaaggaatggatTGCTTTAACAAGAAGGAAGAACAAGCACAAAACCTGTATCAAAGACCCCAACTACAACATCATCACCGTAGGTCAATTGCAACGGAGTTACTTCACCGCTATACAAGGTAAGGCCTAAGAAGTCCCAGCTTCTTGTTGTGTGCAACTTTAGTACCTTGCTTCTAAAAACTGATATCACTCCTTTCGTATCTGGATGCACGTAATATTTAGTTTCTCGACCATATGTGTCcatgttattatcataatttgttGAAACAATGAGGAAAGATTAATTCCTTACTGGCTAAGGTAGTTGCTTGGGTTGAGTTGAGCTTTGCCGAAAAACCAGAGAAACCATGCTTGTAGCTATAGAGCATGGATTGCTTAGCTTCTTCTTCACTGCAAAAGGAAATGATATAAAGGGATTGAGTTCTAGCATTATTAGAGAGGGGGTCAAGACTTGATTATTCAAAAAGTACCTGGAAAACACATTAGAAAGGAGTTGAATGTGAGACTTTGAAGTGACCAAAGGATCGTGAAATTGGCTTCGTCCTAAATAGACAACATAAACCTACATAAAACAAGAAGATCAAAGTTAACAAGAGACAGGATCATCATTGGAGTggggagaaaaaaaaggctGAAGCACTTTTGATTATAAAGTTACATGAGATGTGGATtctgattgaataaaataaagagagagtgagagaaatAGGCCCCAAAAACATTGAAGATAAGTTGCCATGTCTCCCATGGAAAAATCACATGTCTGCTTGGGATTAAATAGCATTTCATGAGCTGAAATATCGTTTCAAAGATGGTGGGAATGGAAACATTTGTTATAGTGCGTGCATTTGAAGGCTTTTAAGGCTGAAATAGTACTGACATACCTTCTTGAGTCTATGATGTTATTTTCCCTCCCTTCAAAGCTATAGTACCAACACGATGAATATAAGCAACCCCTACACCTTCCCTATCTCTTTCTTtatctctctctgtctctaccccctcctcttttctttttcaacactAGTGTAGTGGACTACTTATGCATAGAGGTAGAATTACAGCTGAAGACTACCTTCATCATATACCATAAAGAGAAATGCATGTGACCCTCATCATTCCTGATAGAATAAAATCTTTCcagttattcttttttcttagaataATTTTAGTAGACTAAGATGATTGCTTAGCTTTGGATAGcttctaaaatataatattcaatgttttgaaaattgattttttgagaaGCAAAATAATGCAACTCAGAAAATAGGCAAATAAGGTGCATACAGAACTGTTGATTTTGCTGATAGATTTATTTTCGTTCGATAAAAAGGCAACCTAGTTTTGGAAACCTTGTAATCAAGTTTGCTAATagttatagatgagaaatttttttggatataGGCAGTGGCAGTAGGGatttatactttaaaaacacataaagagATCTAGCAATCATTGAAATTCTACTGATGTCCAAGCTGCAAATGCTTCTCTTTGAGTAGAAAATTCAGGTGTCACTACAAATTCAGTcttttctaatatattaaaCCTCAGTATCTCAACTTTTTTCCTGTCCTACGAAGGTATATAGCTATGCTAGATGACTAACCTTGCATATTAAGGTATAATCCTATCTAAATATCAGAAAAAGCTTGTGTAAGTTGCTTGTAGAAGCTTTGCTGTCtactgaaaaaaaatactgatttaatgATCAATCCTACTCAATTGATTGCTTAGCTAAACTTTCGCTGACACGTTGCGTAAATTGAATCCATTCTTGTTGCATAATCACAAGTTTACAATCTAAGGCCTTGGAACTTACGATTGAAGGTTCACCTTCCAATATATATCAACTTCAAATCATTAAACCTCTTCAACATGAACCCTAAGAACTTGCTTTGACAATAGGCACCACATTTCTATCATAGAATTCCATAATTGAATCTTAATGAATCATCATAATTTGATTGAAGTAAAGCATCTAGTTTGCTTTGTTAAGCAGGAAATTTAAGTGcagtataaataatttatctttctaGGGGCATTATAATAGTTGGATGAGTGATATGTGGTTAAATCCAATCCACCTTCTAGATCTTTATCATGTCATTTGACAACAAATGCCAACTCTCCCAACTAAGCATATCATTTCTGACATGTTCATAGGTTAGATATGCATGCTAAACCTCAATTTcgcattgaaaaatataaagggtTATTTCATTGCTATGAGAGCCTGGCATGTTATATTTTACTGCTGTTTTGATGTATGAAAAGATTTTCAACAGACTTGAATATGCTGTATGCAATTGCTCACCACTGTAATAAATTCTTGTCAAGATTTCACCTATGAAGTGGCAAATAATCACCGTGTATTATGATCAGAAAATCTTGAACATCAAAGCTCAAAATGAAACTTGGTCAGAGACAACTCatgaagaaagggaaaaaatcatCTTGCATTATTATGATCAGGAAATTTTGAATATTACAGCTCACTGTGCAACTTGCTCACAGATCACTCATGAAGAAGTGTCAATATGGATATTTATCAATAAGATAAACTTCCCTTGTTAGATAAGGGTTGACCAAACAATACCTTATGCTTTCATATGGGCATATGCTTAAGTGAGAGTTCTGAGGAATAACCTTCCAAATATAGGTAGTAATGGAAACCATATGTGCATGCAGATAGGTCTGCAGCATTCTGCACATAGAAGGTATTAAAAAGTTTCATACTTCGTAATTTTTGGAGTCAGGAAAAGAAAACTCCCCTTTGTTGCATGGAGTTTAGGTATTCAACAACTCAAGAAAGTGACGAGTCAGATATCAAAAATAACCTTTTGGCCCCAGCTCCAGCTCGACAATTACCTATCACAAAATAGTACGCTGTCCTCTTAGTAAAGGTGGGCCCGAGTTCTAATATATTTTGGAAGCATTAGATTAGGAAATGGTAGTATATTGGATGCAAGTAATGAAGTTCATCATACAATAACTAACCTTCCAAAGTTGCATTTAGTCACTgtgttagtaaaaaaaacagtgCTTCATAATTGTATGCCAATCTGTAATGTACTGATGCCAAAGTTGATAATCATCTAGGCAAAGATTATCCTTCATTTCGGATGTTTATATTACGGTTATGATTAACAAATACTTCCACATTCTCTCCTAATATCTGCATTACTTCAGCCATTATTGTCTGTAGAAGGCATCGAGGACTTTACTTTTGCTGGTATCTGTAATGTGTGCTTTAAAATTCTACTCTATGGCAATGTGGAATGCACTAATTACATCCCTGTTGATGATCATCTAGTAGAAATCCAGCATCATTTTGTTGCAAGCATTACACGATGATTGTGTTTGACAGTACTTCTACATTACTTTCTAGTCACTGCATAATTTCTCATTATGAATACAAGTCATTATTAGATATAAGCAGAGGATACTGACTTTGCATGTGCTGTACTAGCTGAGTGCCTTATTGTCCTCTATACATATCTGCATGCAATGAGCAGATTCCCATTTTGGTGATTAATTAGGATAGGATAGGATTTAACATCACTTTGTTAAGTCTATGTATACCATCATAATATGATTATGACTATGATTAATTAAACTTGTATACTACTCGATCTCCAATTATCTACACAACTTCTCATTATATCTGCATAAATTGTCTTTAGTTGTAAGGCAATATATAATTCTAAGATATTGTCTTTGCATTAGAGCATCCACATGGGTGTTTGCGTATGCATGCGACTAGAAAACAGAAATGCTAAAGAACAAGTATAGTGGTCAGcttgttttcattttgatccatcCATCCATGTCATAGTATATGGTTATCTCCAGGGTTTTGAAGTCCAGATACAAAGAAATCAGCGGAGACCATACATGAAATTGGACCCACCATTCactaacattcttttttcttatatgaatCTGATATTTCGAAGGAGTGAGGAGACCAATATCAGTCACGAAGTAGGGCATCTCGCTATACACTTTCTACTACGAGTCCAAGTTTCTTGCAGTATTCAAAAGAATTAGCATTTTAGTCAtacttgaaaaggaaaaagcGATGGAGACAGTTAAAATTCCCCTCAATTTCATAGCAGCATTGGTAAACATAAGTAGTGTTATTAGTTACCAGCCATTGGATTCAATTACCTCCCGACCCATGACTAGCGAAAGCATGGTAGTTTGATTTATAGGTGCTAACAATAGAGGTTTATTCTTCCATAAACCATAATAGAAAAAAGACTCGTCCACTAATGCTGTTGTTGTCGTGCATATCCTGGACCTACTTTCTGACATCTGTATCAATTCCATCCTTTAACCAAGCATGCTTGAATCAAAGAACAATCTGGAAGCCAGGAAAGCAAGAACTTTTGCTAACAGCCAGTTGAAAGTGACTTCCTGGGCCTTATTCTGTAACCCTTTCATTCCTTTCCATAGACACCACAAACGGTAAAGCATAACCTGTGCTCATTACTCATTAGGTAGTAACAGTGAGACACCATATACGACACACAGGAAGCATAATCTGTGTTCCTAGCAAGAACTCCTTTTTTTCTGTCAACAGATATAATTTCTTTCATACTGGTCAAAATATGCAATCTGCATATGATGCTTATATTCAACTTTCCATGATCAACCAACAGCATTCAAGAAGAAGCTACTTCTTCCTTCACATATtagcattaaaattaaaaacaaaaaactttcgATAAATGTGCATAAATAAACGTGTGTTCTTTCCATTTTCCCTTTTATTCAATCTCCTACTTAATAGTTGAACAGGAACTTTTAATTACATCCTTCTTGTCATTGTGTTAAAACTAACGAAGCTCCTAAAAAGTTGTGGTAGTAAGCAGAAAAAGGAACACTGGCCTCAAATTCAGCTCTTAATTAAGTAAGATGAGGTAAGAACTTAACATTAGTCATCAAATTGATACGATGGATTAGTAAATCATCATCGTATTCACTCACAGCATTGCATCATACCAACATTTAAGCACTGTTCTAAGTTGATATATTCTTGCCCATTATAGTCTGTAGACCATAACCTTCCTGCACCATCTTTGGTGTTGATCTCATCTCTTGGAAATCACAAGTATACAGCATGTGAtgaacaaataaatcaagaaacctGAATAAATTGATCCaaacatttttcattatttcttaAGCAAAATCAGCAGCCTTTGCTCCCACTATGACTAAAATATATCAATAGCTTGTTGTATcaaattcattcatttattttttcaattttaaattgattcacTATAACCTTACctcaaatttgaatttatacattcaaaaagagaaaaaagagacaCCATTCAACCCACTAAagtagtgattttttaaaatcaaaatgataataataatatcaaagaaATAATGATAGGTAAAGTGGTTGCAAGTTTCTTGTATAACTGTGTTTGTGTGCACAAAATAGTGAAAAGAGTGGAGAGAAGTGGGAACGAGAAAAAATGAAAGGCGAAGCTTAACCAAAACCAGAatgtaaggggaaaaaaagattgGTGTTGTACAGTGTGGTGTGGGAAGATTGAAATGCGCACTAGAAAGAAAGCTCACGAAAGCAACTACACTCGCTTGGTTTCTTTGAATATCTAAAGAAGCAAACAGAACAATACAAGTAAGTATGCTCTTTGGTGGGACCATCTCCTCCATAGCCAAGAAAGAATTATTCCCCATCTTTACATTCAATTTCAACTCATCATACCCATAagccactctctctctctcatcaacGTTGGCATTCACTCACAAACCAACTTCTTTCCATTTCACACTAGATAaagttgttttttgaattgtttcctCTGTTTTTCCTTGATTGTTCATTTGGTGCTTGGTCTAATACCCaaatagcattaaaaaaaattgattttttggatgatggattgattatttatatttacttATTGGTTCAGAAGCCTGGTTTCTCTATTTATGggttgtttcttttgtttttggtaattaTGGGAAATTGTTGCTGTAGATGGGAGCTTTCTGTATACAATGCAAAATCAGGTTGGTTACAACTaattcccatttttttttgtataattcaTGCAACTAAGTAgacttcttattcttctttccttctttattgTGATTATGTGGGCATCACTATCATCATTTGATCAGAATGGTAATACTCTGTTTTCCTCTGCCTTTTCCCCTGTTTTTGCATGTCCTGTATGAACCATATGTTCCCACTTTTTCATTATGTTAAGATTTCTTGAGggattttatgttaaaatgatTGAGTTTTGATGTCAAAGATATATGAGATTGAATATTCGTTTGTTGCTCCTTTAACCCCTTGTATCTTTTATTCAATAGGTTCTACCATAGTATAATTCGCCCTCTTCATAGCTAATTTTATTAAGATCTTACATCTAGATTTTCCATCCTTTTaccaaaaagaaataagaaatttttttatttattttctttctttagtgGAACCTACTCTACTCACTAGAGTGGTTTGATGCTCATctcaaaagtgtttttctatTCCCTGTAATGAACTAAAAAACCCTACACATTGCttcaaaattaatctttttcttcaaaCATCTGATATTACCTTCatcttttccctttttcctcttttattttctgttcTCCTTTCCTTGTCTTGCTTTGGGAACTCGTCTGCTTCAATTTAAGGTGAGCTTTTTGGTTTCTTTAATTGTTGTCTGATGAATCTTTATAAAGCACAAGCTTCTGGTTGACCTCTCTGATGCTCTCTTATgctgaagagaagaaaatataagaCAATTGGATTGTTATGACATCGGTTTAAACATGAAAGGAGTTGACATGGTATTTTCTCTTTATAGCATTTGATGATCATGTGTGTGATTCTTTTGTTGCCATATTTCCATGTTAGTCTCCCCGAAAGAGCAAGGTCCATCAGGAAGACCAATACAGGATGATAGAAAGCTACCTTCAAATCCTGAAGAAGTAGAAGACCTGCGTCGTGATTCAGCGGCAAATCCGTTGATTGCATTTACGTTTGATGAACTAAAATTAATCACAGAAAATTTTAGGCAAGATCATTTGCTGGGTGGAGGAGGATTTGGAAGTGTTTATAAGGGAATCATTGCTAAAGATTCTAGAGAGGAGCTTCAGCCCCTTCAAGTTGCTGTTAAGGTTCATGATGGTGATAACAGTTACCAAGGCCATAGAGAATGGCTGGTAATCTTTTGTGCTCTTACTACTTTTATTCCTGTGGAATATCAAGTCATCGACATTGAGACACCATTTCTGCATTTCCTTTCCCTTCATTTATATGGAAAGCTTCATATTCTCCATAAGATTGATTAACAGTTTTGAGGATTTTTAGGCAGAAGTCATATTCCTGGGGCAGCTTTCTCATCCAAACCTGGTGAAATTGATTGGATATTGCTGTCAGGACGAACATCGGGTGCTAATATATGAGTATATGGCTCGGGGAAGTGTGGAAAACAATCTGTTTTCAAGTATGTACTTCATATAACTTATTTCAATCAAACAAGGCAATTATTTGCTGCGAAAGTGATTCTAAAGAATGTCCTTGTTCAAAAGAGTTACAGTCGCCTATCGTTTTTTTCCCTGCCTTTAGATTTGATTGCCTCCATTTCATGTCTTcatgtcttctttttttgcaaTATCCGATCCAAAAGGCCTGGCTTTAGAATAATCATTAACCATTCTGTGATCACATTGTAGGGGATATGACCGCTAACTAAGAACATTGGTATTAGATATGATAGGGCTTATATTGTGCTGAAAGCAGTTAA is a window encoding:
- the LOC7457688 gene encoding subtilisin-like protease SBT3.18, translated to MLFNPKQTCDFSMGDMATYLQCFWGLFLSLSLYFIQSESTSHVYVVYLGRSQFHDPLVTSKSHIQLLSNVFSSEEEAKQSMLYSYKHGFSGFSAKLNSTQATTLANTKGVISVFRSKVLKLHTTRSWDFLGLTLYSGEVTPLQLTYGDDVVVGVFDTGIWPESESFKEEQGLGPIPSSWKGKCVKGEDFEPKMDCNRKLIGARYYLQGFEQEFGSLNTSGNPEYRSARDFLGHGTHTASTAVGSMVKNASFLDFALGTARGGAPRARLAVYKVCWGKNLDGNCAEADILAAFDDALHDGVNIISASFGSDPPLTPFFSSSADIGSFHAMQLGVSSVFSAGNAGPDPSLVGNVAPWTISVAASSIDRVFPTEIVIDSNFSVMGESLITNEINGRLVSAFSYFADGACLMENWNKRVAKRKIILCFSNRGPVPSAGIAQAAVLAASGSGLIFVEPPTMQIADVDIIPTVRVDVGQGNKIQIYIAQSSQNPVVKILPSKTAIGKSPAPVVASFSSRGPSPISPDILKPDVTAPGVTILAAWPAKTSPTLLPFDDRRVNWNFQSGTSMSCPHVSGVVALLKSAHPDWSPAAIRSAVMTTAYTRDNTFDSILAGGSRKVSDPFDIGAGHIHPSKAMDPGLVYDMKTRDYIIFLCNIGYNKNQINMLVLPSTGTDTSCSHVHQTNSNINYPSITVSNLQSTMTIKRTVRNVGRKTTAIYFVSIVKPHGVEVLIWPRILIFSCFKEELSYFVTLKPLKKSQGRYDFGEIVWSDGFHKVRSPLVVLVNNSNDDDDDDDDPSVFASNITAASSSI